The following proteins are encoded in a genomic region of Leptospira fainei serovar Hurstbridge str. BUT 6:
- a CDS encoding LptF/LptG family permease, which produces MELKIPRLQPRELLFKLKEEFFPPRILDRYVFSEFFKTFGGTCIMITALIFLNMVNTNLKDFSGTKAPKFHIWLYLAYSLPEIIASYSINMSVLFAVSFTIGQFSANKEIVAMMSAGVSFHRIVAPIVAFGFLLWFIVFLGTQFIVRPMNKLAKEEQKMITEGTGTLTNMVYQFHFKGKEGFYYIYFYDPVKDEIKGGFNYVKLTREQAPEYVLSSLKAKYNPQADIWKLTEVEETRFDDDLKVKSFERFPEKEYYLPEKPEYFKVPKGSVKEMNIFELSEEKDNRVRKGIGYGDVNIEEHSLFASPFLAVIVTLVGCVAGFFTKRVAGVASLGVTLVVILVYFVMSSAFTSVGENGVIPAWFAVWVTPAIFLGVLYGIYRRMRI; this is translated from the coding sequence ATGGAACTAAAGATTCCTAGACTTCAACCTAGAGAACTTCTATTCAAACTGAAGGAAGAGTTCTTTCCACCCAGAATTTTAGACAGGTACGTCTTTTCCGAGTTTTTCAAAACTTTCGGCGGGACCTGTATTATGATTACCGCGTTGATTTTTTTAAATATGGTCAACACGAATCTAAAAGATTTTTCCGGAACGAAGGCCCCAAAATTTCATATTTGGTTATATCTCGCATATAGCCTGCCAGAAATCATCGCAAGCTATTCGATTAATATGTCCGTCCTTTTCGCGGTTTCGTTTACGATCGGCCAATTTTCCGCCAACAAGGAAATCGTGGCAATGATGTCCGCGGGAGTCTCTTTTCATAGGATAGTCGCTCCGATCGTAGCCTTCGGATTTCTTCTATGGTTCATCGTATTCCTAGGAACGCAATTCATCGTGCGACCGATGAACAAACTTGCGAAAGAGGAACAGAAGATGATTACCGAGGGAACGGGGACATTAACGAACATGGTCTATCAATTCCATTTCAAAGGAAAAGAAGGCTTTTATTATATTTATTTTTACGATCCGGTCAAAGACGAGATCAAGGGAGGCTTTAATTACGTTAAGCTTACTCGAGAACAGGCTCCGGAATACGTACTTTCTTCCTTAAAAGCCAAATATAACCCGCAGGCGGATATTTGGAAACTCACGGAAGTGGAAGAGACAAGGTTCGACGACGACCTAAAAGTAAAGTCTTTCGAGAGGTTTCCGGAGAAAGAATATTATCTTCCCGAAAAACCCGAATATTTTAAAGTTCCGAAAGGTTCCGTCAAAGAGATGAATATATTCGAACTTTCGGAAGAAAAGGACAATCGTGTTCGAAAAGGAATCGGTTACGGCGACGTTAATATCGAAGAACATTCCCTTTTTGCCAGTCCCTTTCTTGCGGTTATTGTTACGTTAGTAGGATGTGTTGCAGGATTCTTTACAAAAAGAGTGGCCGGGGTCGCCTCATTGGGAGTCACTTTAGTCGTGATACTCGTCTATTTCGTAATGAGTTCCGCGTTCACTTCCGTAGGAGAAAACGGGGTGATCCCGGCTTGGTTTGCAGTTTGGGTTACGCCCGCGATCTTCCTAGGCGTACTTTACGGAATCTATCGAAGAATGAGAATCTAA
- a CDS encoding HesA/MoeB/ThiF family protein: MLSPEELSRYSRNILLDEVRRAGQEKLKSSKICIVGAGGLGSPALLYLAASGVGNIKVFDSDTIDTTNLQRQIIYHHSDIGRSKATTGQQHAQELNPYIGIQGETIRLTAENAEAALAGSDLVLEGSDNFDTKFLINDTCVRLKIPLITAGVLRFEGMVMGIRPNQDACFRCVYEAEPPTEAVPSCSEAGVIGSVAGIIGSIQATEAVKFLLGFHNIGEDGLFGHMIQVETKTMQFRKIPLLRRLDCSSCGHA, translated from the coding sequence TTGCTAAGTCCGGAAGAACTCAGCCGCTATTCTCGGAATATCCTGCTCGACGAAGTAAGAAGGGCGGGGCAAGAGAAACTTAAGTCTTCTAAAATATGCATCGTCGGAGCCGGAGGTCTTGGATCTCCGGCTTTGTTATATCTGGCCGCTTCGGGAGTCGGAAATATAAAGGTCTTCGATTCGGATACGATCGATACGACCAATCTTCAAAGGCAGATCATCTATCACCATTCCGATATCGGCAGATCGAAAGCGACAACCGGTCAGCAACATGCGCAAGAACTGAATCCTTATATAGGAATTCAGGGAGAAACGATTCGGCTAACCGCGGAGAATGCAGAAGCTGCGCTTGCCGGTTCCGATTTAGTCTTGGAAGGATCGGATAATTTCGATACTAAATTCTTAATCAACGATACTTGTGTTCGTCTAAAGATTCCGCTTATAACCGCCGGCGTTTTGCGATTTGAAGGGATGGTTATGGGAATTCGACCGAATCAGGATGCCTGCTTTCGATGCGTCTATGAAGCCGAGCCACCTACAGAGGCTGTGCCTTCCTGCTCGGAGGCGGGGGTAATCGGGAGCGTTGCAGGGATCATCGGCAGCATACAGGCCACCGAAGCCGTAAAATTCTTATTAGGTTTTCATAATATTGGAGAAGACGGATTATTTGGACATATGATTCAAGTCGAAACCAAGACGATGCAATTTCGGAAAATTCCTCTACTTCGTAGACTGGATTGCTCCAGCTGCGGGCATGCTTAG
- a CDS encoding LA_0442/LA_0875 N-terminal domain-containing protein: MKILCTKAAICLCLLFPCTFIIAEQQSVFLRNGKVLKGEVIDQTATTIQLKLADGNVIEIVKSSILRISFRDATPPPKQPEKVDPSPNELETAQKLQEENAAKLAEDAKRNALAEEKKARRQKEIDDAKRHSLEFYAGYGQGSYHYQTLDYYERFSNFVALTNNGTGPIFGTPQTKGKTPFNASLRYSLNRFVLEAGGISFQNTVTQTTPGMVNTAGPSTPNQPLLAQGTFPETYKQIYAQISFSPYPHPKYDVRPILGYQSIWQKSADTSTLAFSPAISGSNNLTEKRDMIIADRLHGPSFGIAFDTKLGEKWETRIEIQSYSLKGNSQGNFNNYFMLSGSNNYSYSDSFRLLNEWSAKGSSISGKLIYKWKYGIRLWVGFQSTKIQYALTSTRVEITQNNPESPDQLFLQQILVNSITQGFAGASTTSAIFFGVGYSFDFKK; the protein is encoded by the coding sequence ATGAAAATCTTGTGCACAAAGGCAGCGATTTGCTTATGTTTGCTTTTTCCTTGCACTTTTATAATTGCAGAACAACAATCCGTCTTCCTTCGTAACGGAAAAGTTTTGAAAGGAGAAGTAATCGATCAGACTGCGACGACTATTCAACTTAAACTGGCGGACGGAAACGTAATCGAAATTGTTAAATCCTCGATTCTTAGAATTAGTTTCAGAGACGCAACTCCACCGCCCAAACAGCCGGAAAAAGTCGATCCTTCTCCTAACGAATTGGAAACGGCTCAGAAGCTTCAGGAAGAAAATGCCGCCAAGCTCGCCGAAGATGCAAAACGAAACGCGCTTGCGGAAGAGAAAAAGGCAAGAAGACAGAAAGAAATCGACGATGCAAAGCGTCATAGTTTAGAATTCTATGCAGGATACGGGCAAGGATCTTACCATTATCAAACTTTAGATTATTACGAAAGATTTTCGAACTTCGTCGCTTTAACCAACAACGGAACCGGACCGATATTCGGAACTCCCCAAACAAAAGGGAAAACTCCTTTCAACGCATCTTTACGTTATTCATTGAATCGATTCGTCCTCGAAGCGGGAGGGATTAGCTTTCAAAACACCGTGACACAGACAACTCCCGGTATGGTCAATACTGCGGGTCCCAGCACGCCGAACCAACCTCTTTTAGCGCAAGGTACGTTTCCTGAAACATACAAACAAATATACGCGCAGATTTCGTTCAGCCCTTATCCGCATCCGAAATACGACGTCCGACCGATTCTCGGTTATCAAAGTATTTGGCAGAAGTCTGCCGATACTTCCACATTAGCGTTTTCACCCGCGATTTCCGGAAGCAATAATCTAACGGAAAAAAGAGATATGATTATCGCAGACCGTCTTCACGGCCCGTCGTTCGGAATCGCATTCGATACGAAACTTGGCGAGAAGTGGGAAACAAGAATTGAAATTCAATCTTATTCCTTAAAGGGAAACTCTCAAGGAAATTTTAATAATTATTTTATGCTTTCAGGGTCCAATAATTATTCCTATTCCGACTCGTTTCGGCTCCTAAATGAGTGGTCGGCAAAGGGTTCTTCAATTTCAGGAAAACTAATATACAAATGGAAATATGGAATTCGACTTTGGGTGGGTTTTCAATCCACCAAAATACAGTACGCGCTGACAAGCACTCGCGTGGAAATTACCCAAAATAATCCTGAATCGCCGGACCAATTGTTCTTACAGCAAATTCTCGTGAACTCGATCACTCAAGGATTTGCAGGCGCGAGTACTACCTCGGCGATCTTTTTCGGAGTCGGATACTCCTTTGACTTCAAAAAATAA